A window of Kangiella sp. TOML190 genomic DNA:
GGCAAAAGTCAATTTAGCCAGTGTCAACTATCACTTTGGTTCGAAGAAATCCTTGATACAGGACGTTTTTGACCGTTTTCTATCGGATTATACAACTGGCCTAATTCAGCGCCTTGCGGAGCTGGAAAAGGAGTTGGCACAAGATGGGAAGGCTTCTGAGCAAGCGTTGGATACGGAAACCTTGCTTAAGGCACTGGTTTCGCCGCTGTTGATACTGGAGCGTAAACGTAAAGCTTCGATTTCGATTTTTATGCGCCTCTTAGGGCGTGCCTATGCCGAAACTCAAGGTCATTTACGCCGCTATGTTACTGAAAAGTATGGTTTTGTATTGGTGCGTTTTACCATGCTTTTTCAGCAGGCTTATCCGAATTTAAGCAATGATCAGATCTTTTGGCGACTGCATTATACCCTTGGCAGCTTGATCTTTACCTTGGCTGGTAGCGATGCTCTGCGCGAGATTTCTGCGGTGGATTTTAAACGAGAAATGGCGATTGAGGATGTGATTGATGAAATGATCCCCTTTTTAGCCGCGGGTATGAAAGCTTAGTTTTGCTAAATTAACAATAGAAAGCATTAACAAGATTAAGCTCTAAAAATTTTAAAATATGATGATTGAGGTAATAAAAACATGACTGGATTATGGCAGTTATTGATAATGGTGTTAGTGGCGGGCGTTTGCGCTTATAACCGCTGGCCAATGAAAAAAGTAATGATTGCTAATTTGGCGGCTTTGGCGCTAATTTGGCTGGCCAGCGATTTGTCATGGGGTTTTTACCTGTCAGCGATAACTTATGGCGTGGTGGCACTATTTTATTTATTGCCGGATTTACGGATGGATTGGATCTCGCGTAAAGCTTATAACTTTATGCAAAAGGTTTTGCCGCCAATGAATGAAACTGAAAAAGTAGCGCTTGAGGCTGGCGATGTTTGGTGGGATGGCGATCTGTTCCAAGGAAATCCAGATTGGAACAAGATGCTTAAGATCGAAAAGCCGACTTTAAATGAAGAAGAGCAGTCTTTCGTCGATAATGAAACTGAACAACTTTGCGAAATGCTTGACGATTGGGATATTGTGCATAAGCGCAAAGACTTACCACCAGAGGTTTGGCAGTTCATAAAAGATAAAGGCTTTTTGGGAATGATTATCCCGAAAGAGTATGGCGGTAAAGGCTTTTCAGCTTTGGCACACTCTACTGTTGTGACCAAGCTTTCTACCCGTAGCGCTTCGGCCGCGGTTACGGTCATGGTACCTAATTCTTTAGGGCCAGGTGAATTGTTACTGCACTATGGTACTGACGCGCAAAAAGATTATTATTTACCGCGCTTAGCAGCGGGTAAAGAAATTCCATGTTTTGCCTTAACTTCGCCAGTGGCCGGTTCTGATGCTGGTGCGATTCCCGATAAGGGCGTGGTTTGTATGGGCAAACACGAAGGTAAAGACGTTTTAGGGATCAAAATTAATTGGAACAAACGTTACATCACCTTGGCGCCAGTGGCGACCATCGTTGGTTTGGCCTTTAAGCTTTACGATCCTGATGGCTTGCTAGGCGATACTGACAAAGAAGACTATGGCATTACCTGCGCTTTGATCCCGAGCGATCACCCTGGCGTGGAAATTGGCCAACGTCATTTACCGATGAATCAAGCCTTTATGAACGGTACTACTAAAGGCAAAGACGTTTTTATTCCGCTGGACATGATTATTGGTGGTAAAGAGTTCGCTGGTCAGGGCTGGCGTATGTTGATGGAATCATTAGCCGCCGGGCGTTCTATTTCGTTGCCTGCAATGGGTGCGGCTTGTGCTAAGTTGTCGTATCGCATGACGGGTGCTTATGCCATGGTGCGCGAGCAATTTAAGACACCGATCGCGCGCTTTGAAGGTATCGAAGAAGCGATGGCACGAATTGCTGGCATGACTTATCGCATCGAAGCAATGCGTACTATGACCGCTGGTGCTGTAGATTTGGGCGTGAAACCTTCGGTGGTTTCAGCCATTGCTAAGTACCACATGACGGAAATGGGTCGTCAAATCATGAACGATTCCATGGATATTCATGCAGGACGAGCCATTATCATGGGCGAGCGAAATTATCTTGCTAATGGTTATATGAGTCAGCCGATTGGTATTACCGTGGAAGGCGCTAATATTTTGACTCGTAACTTGATGATTTTTGGACAAGGCGCGGTGCGTTGTCATCCTTATGTGTTCCGCGAAATGATGGCGGCGCAACTTGAAGATAAAGAAGAGGGTGTGAAGCGTTTCGATAGTCTATTGTTCCGTCATATTGGTTATGGTGTTAGCAATTTTGCGCGTACCTTAGGTTTAGGCTTGAGCGCAGGAAAGTTGGCAGCTAAGCCTGTTGCCGGTCGTACCGGAAAATACTATCAACAATTGACTCGTATGAGCTCGGTTTTAGCGCTCACCTCTGACGTGGCGATGGGTATGCTTGGCGGTGATCTAAAGCGAAAAGAGCGCTTATCGGCACGTTTAGCCGATGTGTTAAGCCATTTATATATGGCTTCGGCGGTACTTAAATACTATGAAGACAACGAGCGGCCAATTTCAGATTTACCCTATGTGCAATGGAATATCGAGTCTAGCTTGGAGCAAATGCAACAAGCCTTGTACGAATTTTATGGTAATTTCCCGAATCAATGGGTAGGCAAATTATTGCGTTTTGTCGCTTTCCCGTATGGCAAAAGCTACCGTAAACCAAGCGATCGGTTGGATCGCGAGGTGGTCAAACCGATGCTGACGAAAAGTGATATTCGCGAGCGATTAACCAACTATTCGTTTGTTGGCGAAGCTTCTGATGATGTGACTGGTCGTGTCGAACAAGCCTTCTTCAAGGTGCTAGCCGCTGACGAGGTTCGCCGTAAATTGCGTAAAGCGATGAAGGCCAAGCAACTGGATAAAAATGCGACCAATATGGAGCGAATCGAGCAGGCCATTGAAAAGGGTATCATCAATCAAGAAGAACATCAGATCTTGGTGGATGCGGAAGAAGCCCGGATGGATGTGATTCAGGTGGATGATTATTCGCATGAACAAATCTCTGGCGTGGTCACGGAAAACAAATCAAGCAAGAGCAAAACCAAAGCTGCCTAAAAGTCGCTGACTAGGTAACTGCTTGTATATCAAAGCTCTGGGAATCTATAAGATTTTGATTTCTAGGGCTTTTTTGCTACTTTATGAAAGAAATTAACGTCACTTTGGTAATATGCAGTTAAAAATTGACAAAAAAGTTCTAGAGCAAGCTGAGTCGATTGCCGCGGAAAGCTATTGGAAGCTACCAATGCCCAAAGAGTTTGAGCGCGTCTATTTACTGAACAATTACCAAGCTCGCATTAAACATTTTCGGATATTCATCTATATCGGTATTTTCCTGTTGGCGCTTTATGGCGTAGCAGAAATTTATAACGTGAAAGATGGTAATTATTTAGCACTTATTATGCGCTATGGTATTGCCGTGCCAGCTGCTTTGTTCGCGGTGCAGTTTTTTGATAAACCGAAATATGCTCTATATCAAGACTGGATCATTTCTTTGAGTGGTGTGGTGATTTGTGCCTTGATTTTTGTGAGTCGTTACCAAGCCTTTGTGCAAGATCAATTCTACTATTATTACGGCTACATTATCCTCATTTGTTATATCAATATCGTTATCCAACCAAGATTTATCCCTTCATTAATAGCTTCGCTAGTGGTTTGCGTTGGTGGCATTAGCTTTTACTATTTTTTGGATATGCCAACCAATCGCTATGTGTTTTTGGTCTTTGACACCTGTTTTTTTGTGTTTTTGAGCTTAGTTTCGAACTACTATATTCAGCTTAGTGTGCGTAAGCTTTATGCTCGAAGCTTGCTGCAAGACCGAGCCAGAAAAAGCGAACAGAAAGCAAAAGATAAGCTTTTTAAATTATCCAATATCGATGCCTTAACCCAGCTTTCTAATCGGCGTTTTTTTGATGAAGCCAAGGACAGTTTTGATAAGCCGGATACGGGTGTGTTGTTTATTGATATTGATCACTTCAAAGACTTTAATGATCTTTATGGTCATATCGCTGGAGATGACTGTATTTGCGAGGTTGCTAAGACCATTGCTCAGAACGTTCGCAAAAATGATCTCTCAGCTCGATATGGTGGCGAAGAATTTGTCATTTTAATGGATGCTACTGAGCCTGAGGTTATAAAGTTAATTGGGACACGAATTATTGAGCAGATCAAAGCTTTACAGATCCCCCATGAGTCTTCCGCTCATAAGGTAGTGACTGTTTGTGTCGGCTGGTCTTATTTGACCGAAAAGCGTAGCCTACAACAAGGTTTGCAACTTGCTGATCAGGCTTTATATCAAGCCAAGAGTCAAGGCCGAAATCAACTTTATCCACTCTAACGATACTTTCACTTGGTCAGACAAGTGACTTTCCTTTTACCTTAACCGCGGATCTTTGTTATCCTATAAGGATACCTTTAGCGATGACCAAAATATGGTCAATTTGCCTTAATAATAGGGCTTTTGGAGAGATTTTATGAGCCAAAAAGATAAATTGGTGATTTTTGATACAACCTTGCGTGACGGCGAACAAAGTCCTGGCGCTTCGATGGATAAAGACGAAAAATTAGCAATTGCTCGTCAATTAGAAAAAATGAAGGTGGACGTGATTGAAGCCGGTTTTGCCATTGCCAGTCCGGGTGATTTTGAAGCGGTTAAATTAGTCGCCGATAACATCAAAGATAGCACTATTTGCTCACTCTCTCGTGCTATGGAAAAAGATATTCAAGCCGCTGGTGATGCTATTAAGGGGGCTAATTCTGGCCGTATTCACACTTTTATCGCTACCTCACCTTTGCACATGCAGCATAAATTGCAGATGCCGCCGGAAAAAGTGATCGAACAAGCCGTGGCTTCGGTTAAATTTGCCCGTAACTTGTGTGACGATGTGGAATTTTCTTGCGAAGATGCTGGGCGCTCTGAAATCGATTTTATGTGTAAAATCATTGAGCAGGTAATTGATGCCGGCGCTCGTACCATCAATATCCCTGATACAGTGGGATACAATATGCCGGATCAATATGCCAATACCATCAAGCAGCTGCTGGAGCGTATTCCAAACGCGGACAAAGCGATTTTTTCAGTACACTGCCATAACGATTTAGGTCTGGCAGTAGCCAATTCCTTAGCGGCGGTGCAATGCGGCGCTCGTCAGGTAGAATGTACCATTAATGGTTTAGGTGAGCGCGCTGGTAATGCTTCGTTAGAAGAAATTGTAATGGCAGTAAAAACCCGCCCGGATTACTTTAACGCACGGGTGGATATTGATACTCGCCATATCGTCAATACTTCGCAAATGGTTTCCAAAATTACTGGCTTTGCAGTACAACCTAATAAGGCCATTGTTGGTGATAATGCCTTTGCCCATGAGTCAGGTATCCATCAAGATGGTGTGTTAAAACACCGCGAAACTTATGAGATTATGCGTGCTGAAGATGTGGGTTGGGCGAATAATAAAATGGTATTAGGTAAACACTCGGGACGAAATGCTTTTAAAAGCCATTTGGCGCAACTGGGCCATAAGTTTAATAACAACGATGAGCTTAAAGAAGCATTTGTTGCCTTTAAAAAGCTTGCCGATGAAAAGCACGATATTCTGGACGAGGATTTATTATCCTTAGTTCAGCATTAATCTGAGCGCGATGGTTAGGGTAAATGCTAATCTATGACTGATCAGCTAGCTTATTTGGATGCGATTGGAGTACCTCGTTGGGTGCTCCGTGAGTCTGCTGTGGAAGTTTCGGTGGAAACTTCTGTAGAACCTTCGACCGAAACCCCAATTGAAGAGAGCCTAGTTAGTAAGTCAGAAGTAAAAGCGCCTTCTACAGCAGCTTCTGCGGAAAACAAAGCTGTTGAACAAGCGGCTTCGATTTATCTCAAAGCGTTAGTGAGCAACCCGAAAGCAAAAGCGGCAATTATTGCCGCTCAATCACCATCAAAAGCGCAATTACAACAGAACTGGAAGCAGCTTAAGTTTGCTTGGAAGCAATGGCAAAACAGTGAATTTCCAGTCAGTCTCTATCAGATAACGGACGACTCAAGCTATTCTTTAGCTCACCTTAAGCAGCAGAAGCTAGTGCTGATTAATGCTATGGAACCGCCAGAGCAACAACAAAGCGAATCGTTAAGCTCCAATAGCAATCATGGATTCATGCTGCAAGCGCCAGCATTTGGCGCAGTTGGCAATAAAAAAGCATGGTGGCAGTTGTTACAAGAGTTGCAGCAAAAAATTGAGCTGCTTTAGTTGTTTAATCCACTTCTTGAAACCCACCTGCTTAAACCTAGTTCTGAATGCATCAGTTGCAAATAGCTTCTTTAAGCAAAAGTGACCTTGATTCGATCGTCGAACTTGAGTCAAAAGTTCACCCCTTTGCTTGGTCGCGCCAAGCACATCTTGATAGCATCGAAGCGGGTTATCCGAGCTTGGTGTTAACTGAAAATAACCAGCTTATTGGTTTTGTTATCTTTAATTATCTGTCTGATGAGTGTCACCTTTTGGATATTGCTGTTGATCGGCAGCACCTTAGGCAAGGTCATGCCAAACGTTTGCTTAGTGCTATGTTAGAAAAGGCACGCCAGGCGGGGATGATAAAGGTGATTTTAGAGGTTCGAGCTTCAAATCTTGCTGCCCTTAATCTATATCTAGCTTTGGGTTTTGAGCGTATTGGGCTGCGAAAGAATTATTATCGTGGCTATATCGATAATATGCCTAAGCAAGAAAAAGGGCGTGAGGATGCCATTGTGATGGAAAAAGCTTTATAATCGCGCCAACTTTAGTCATTTTAGCTCGAACTGCATGTCCAAACTTGTTGAACAAATCGAAAATCGTCGCACTTTTGCCATTATTTCGCACCCTGATGCGGGTAAAACTACCATTACTGAAAAAGTGCTCTTATTCGGTAATCAGATCCAAGAAGCAGGGGTGGTCAAAGGCCGAGGTGGCAAGCACGCTACTTCAGACTGGATGGAGCTGGAAAAGCAGCGTGGTATTTCGGTTACCACCTCGGTGATGCAGTTTCCTTATGGCGGACGTACCGTAAACCTCTTGGATACGCCTGGTCACGAAGATTTTTCTGAAGATACTTACCGTACATTAACTGCGGTGGATTCAGCTTTAATGGTGATAGATGCGGCCAAGGGTGTGGAAGCGCGAACCATTAAGTTGATGGAAGTTTGTCGCTTGCGCGATACGCCGATTGTGACCTTTATGAATAAAATGGATCGCGATATTCGAGATCCGATTGAACTGTTGGACGAAGTGGAAGAGGTTCTGAATATCAAATGTTCGCCAGTATCTTGGCCAATTGGGATGGGTAAACAATTTAAAGGGGTTTATCATATCCTTGAGGATAAAACCTATTTGTATCAGTCAGGACAGGGCCATACCATTCAAGCCGAGCGGATCATTGAAGGTTTGGATAACCCCGAGCTGGATACCGCGGTTGGCCCCTTAGCGGATGATTTGCGCGAAGAGTTAGAGTTGGTACAAGGCGCTAGCCATGAATTTGATAAAGCTGAATTTTTAGCGGGCAAATTAACCCCAGTTTACTTTGGTACAGCATTAGGCAACTTTGGGGTTAACCATATGCTTGACGGACTGGTGGAATGGGCGCCAAGTCCGATGCCTCGTCAGTCAGAAGAGCGAGAAGTTACTGCCACCGAAGAAAAGTTTTCTGCTTTTGTATTTAAAATTCAGGCCAATATGGATCCGCAGCATCGTGATCGGATTGCTTTTGCCCGAATTTGTAGCGGTAAATACAATAAAGGGATGAAGATGCGCCACGTTCGTATTAATAAAAATATATCCGTAAACAATGCGCTAACTTTCCTAGCGGGCGATCGTGAGCACTTAGAGGAAGCTTACGCCGGAGATATTATTGGGCTGCATAATCATGGAACTATTCAAATTGGCGATACCTTTACCGAAGGTGAAATCCTTAAGTTTAAAGGGATCCCTAATTTTGCGCCGGAACTTTTTAGAAGGGTGCGTTTAAAAGATCCGATGAAGAATAAAGCCTTGCTTAAAGGCTTGGTTCAGTTGTCCGAAGAAGGGGCAACTCAAGTGTTTAAACCGCAAGAATCCAATGACTTGGTATTGGGTGCAGTGGGTGTGTTGCAGTTTGATGTAGTTGCACATCGGCTGAAAAACGAATATAAAGTAGAGTGTATCTACGATCAGGTTAGCGTGGCGACGGCCCGTTGGGTTGAGTGCGATGATGATAAGAAGTTGGAAGAGTTTAAACGTAAAAATTCGCAAAACTTAGCACTGGATGGTGGCGAAAACTGGACCTATTTGGCACCCTCTATGGTAAATTTGAATTTAGCGATAGAGCGTTGGCCGGAAGTTCGTTTCTTTGAAACGCGGGAACATTAGAATAAAAACAAAATTGTTGCTTATTTTAAAGGGATACTTATTTTTAAGTGATAAAAGGGGGCTGGTATAAGTGTTTTTTAAGAAGAAAAAGCAGACTCAAAAAATCGAAAGAAAACTGTTTGATAGTATTTGTCATTTGGACTTTCCGATATTTGATAAAGAACGCGATTCAATTTTCGAAAGGATGCCCAAACTTGGGATCGATGGTATTTTAATAGCTGGAGTGACTCAAGATAAATGGCGCTTTATTCGTCAATTAGCAGCGCTGAAAAAAAATGTATATTCAGCGATAGGTTTACATCCTGAGTTTTTGCAACAACATTCCAAAAAAAATATTCGTGATCTAGAGCTTGCGGTGTCGGTTAAACCACTATGGGCGATTGGCGAAATCGGCTTGGACTACTACGAAAAAAATATTGATCGCAAGGCGCAGGTGGATCTTTTTTCCGCTCAGCTAAACATTGCAAAAGCTGCCGAGTTGCCTGTTATTCTCCACGTTCGCAAGGCGCACGAAGATACTTTAGCTTACATAAAGGCGCAGAACTTCCAACAGGGAGGGATTGTGCATGCTTTTAATGGCAGTATCCAACAGGCCGAGCGTTATATCGATTTAGGCTTTAAGCTAAGTTTTGGCGGCGCTATTACCTACCCAAACGCGGTGAAATTAAAAAAACTGGTGACCGAACTGCCTTTAGAGTCGATGGTGTTAGAAACCAATTCACCAGATATGAAACCGGCTAATAGCCGCAAAGCTTACAATACTCCCTTCCAAATTTTTGACGTTTTCAACGAAGTCTGTAAGTTGCGTCAAGAATCAGCCGATGATATTGCGCGTATCACTTGTCAAAACTCCAAACAAATACTTCGAATCCAATAGGTTATTAGTGATTTTGTTGAGACATTGATGATTAGCTATTGAATCTAAAAAGGATTTTGATTTAAGCTGTGCTAATACTATAAGTATTTAAGGAACTTATGCTTTCTACCTTTCAAATTTTAGATGCACTAAAAAAAGACGGCTGGATCACCGATGAGCAGTTTCAAGCGGCTCGGGTACATGTGCGTCAGGGTAATTTGCAATTAACTCCAATCGAGCAAGTAGCAGATCTGTGTTTGACTCGTTTTGATGACAGTCGACAAATTCTCGATGAAGAAGCGGTCACCAAATACGTTGCCTCTTTATTAGGAAAAAAGTACTTCAAAATTGATCCCTTGAAAATTGATGTAGACTCGGTGACTCAAGTTATGTCGCTAGCCTATGCCGAGCGGCATAAGATCTTGGCGCTAGAAGTCCAAGAAGAATTGATTATCATGGCGGTGTTAGAACCGGATAACTTAAGTTGGCAGCAAGGTCTTGAGCAAACCACGCGCAAACGAATTGTACCTGTGCTGGCTAACCCTGCTTTAGTAAAGCGTTATCAAAAAGAATTTTATCAGCTGTCGGCTTCGATCAAGGGTGCTAACAAGACGAAACTCCAAGCGGACAATACGGTTGGTAATCTGGAACAATTGATTGAACTTAAAGGCTCCGAAGAGGCCGATGCTAACGACCAGCATATTGTACAAATCGTTGATTGGTTATTGCAATATGCCTTTAAACAAAGAGCCAGTGATATCCATATAGAGCCGCGAAGGGAAATTGGTAAAGTCAGGTTTCGTATTGATGGGGTTTTGCACGAGGTTTACCAACTACCGATTTCCATTACTCATGCGGTGGTGTCACGGTTTAAAATTCTAGGGCGAATGGACTTGGCAGAAAGGCGTAAACCGCTGGATGGACGGGTCAAAACTAAAAATCCCGATGGCATGGAAATAGAGCTACGACTATCCACCTTGCCCACTGCTTTTGGTGAAAAGTTTGTTGGTCGTATTTTTGACCCCACAGTGTTAGATCGTGATTTTTTGCAATTGGGACTGGAGCCAGAAACAGAGCATTTATGGCGCGATCTGATCGGTAATCCTACCGGTATCGTGCTCTTAACGGGGCCAACGGGTTCGGGTAAAACCACCACCCTTTACACTTCTTTGGATTTGCTGGCGACCAGCGAGGTGAATATTTGTACCATCGAAGATCCGATTGAGATGGTCGATCCCAAGCTCAATCAGATGCAGGTTCATCATGATATTGATCTAGATTTCGCTTCTGGTATCCGAGCTTTGCTGCGGCAAGATCCGGACATTATCATGATTGGCGAAATTCGTGATAAAGAGACGGCCCACATGGCTGTCCAAGCCGCTTTAACCGGTCACTTAGTGATTTCCACTTTACACACCAATGACTCTTCTTCAGCAATTACCCGTTTGATGGAGATTGGAGTCGAGCCTTACTTAATTAACGCCACCATGTTAGGGGTGATGGCGCAGCGTTTGGTCAGAACTCTGTGCGAGCGCTGTAAAAAAGCTACCAAGCTTGAACCGGTTGCGTGGCAGTCTTTAGTCGGCGATGAGCAAAAAGTTACTATGCCGGAAACGGTGTATGAGCCGGTTGGGTGCGACTATTGTCGAAATACCGGTTATCAAGGACGACAAGGAGTTTATGAGCTATTTAGAGTGACCGATGAACTTAAACATTTAATTCACGACAAAATTGATTTGGCCGAAGTTCGAAAACAAAACGTTCGTGATGGCATGAATTTATTGCGGATTAGTGGCGCCTTCAAGGTGGCGAGCGGAAAAACCACTATTGAAGAAGTGTTGAGGGTTGCGCCGCGTTCAAATTAATCCAATAGTTTTTTATTATTGGTCGATTTGGCTTTCGGCTTGGTTTTCAGTTTGTTCTAATTCGGGAGCGAGAGTTTCCTCAAGCTCCAACTCAACTGGCTCTTGTTCAAGTTGTTTGCGAGAGCCGTCTAGGTTAAACAGTTGTTGCAATACCGCATAGTATTGGCGGATGTTACCTACATAGCGCACCGGTTCATTACCTCGAGCATAGCCAAAGCGAGTCTTTGAATACCACTTCTTTTGCCGTAAAAGCGGTAAATAATCTTTGATTACCTGCCAAGTGTCGGGAACTTGACCATCGGCTTGCGCTAGGCGCCTAGCATCTTCAAGGTGGCCAAAACCAACGTTATAGCCAGCCAAAGCGAACCAATTACGGTCGGGATCGGTTATCCGCTCAGGGATTTTTTGTAGCATTAAGCGAAAGTAATCCGCGCCGCCAATGATGCTTTGTTTGGGATCGAGTCGATCTTTAATACCCAGCTGTTTGGCAGTATTTTGTGTTAGCATCATTAGACCACGAACACCAGTAGGTGAGCGGGCATCGGGTTTCCAGTGGGACTCTTGATAACCCATTGCCGCTAAAAATCGCCAATCGAGATCATCGCTAGCAGCTTGTATAAAATCAGGAATAAACGCTTCTAAACGGCTATCAATAGCACGAATAAATTCTCGGCTACCAACATAATCAAACTTGGTTAAATGGCCATAGTAGCGCTCGATAAGGTAGTCAATACTGCCATCGGTTCGTGCTTGATTAAAAAATTCAATCACCTTTGCAAACAAACTATCATCGCTATTTTTGGCTAAAGCCCAAGCTAAGTTTTGTTTACCTGAAATGCTAAAAGCAACAGCCAATTCCGGCTCGACTTGGCGCGCCAGCTCTAAATCATTGGAGTCGGCGACGGTATAGCGAATAGTCTCGTCCAGCACCTTATCTAGCAGCTCTGAAGCACTGAATTCGTTGGTTTCGCTCCAGGTAAGCTCAGGATAATTCTCTTGCTCTTTTCGTAGAGTCGCGGAATGTGAAGAATTGGCTAATACCATCAAGCCGCCTTCAATTTGACTAAAATCTCTAGGGCGTTTTTGTCCTTGTTTGTAAACGAGCTTGCTGCTGATCTCTTGATAGCTGGGTGAAAACCGTAGTTTTTTTACTCGCTCTTTGGTGACGGTAAGACCCGCGGCGATCAGATCTGCGTGACCTTTTTCCAGCTCTGACATCATTTTTGCCAGATCGTTTTCCGTAATAATTTGTACATCGACCTCAAGGTAGTCGGCGAACAGTTTGACCAATTCGTATTCAAAACCGGTAAAGTCTTGATCGCCAATGTACATGGTGGTTGGGGCAATACGGGTATAAACCTTGATATAGCCGCGGGCTTTAATTTCTTCCAGCTGGTTTTGAGGTTGGCGCTGACAAGCGGTGACGAGCAATAGGCAAGCGACAAGGCTTAGGCCTAATAGCCAATGCGGGAATTTAAAAATGCAGTTCATTGCCACTCTTGACGCCTAGTTTATTATGTCAAATATCAACAACTTATAATTATTGATCAATATTATGCTTGGATCTGGGCAAAAAGTACAAATTTGGCAGGAAAAAGCCATCAAAGGCTTATCAAAAAGTGGCTTTTAGAGTAAAATTTGCGCTCCTTGGCAAAGCCTAGTTTTGCCCGCTAATTCAACCTATCGGTAGAGAAGTTTATGCTCATTTTGCGCGGTAACCCTGCTTATTCTGAATTCCAAAAAGCTCGTTTGTTGAAAGAGACCCATGCCATCGAGCCTCGCGTGGCTGAGATTTATGGCGAATATGTGCATTATGTGCATACCAATGCCGACTTAACTGCTGATGAAATGGCGGTTTTGGAGCGATTGTTGGAGTATGGTCCGAGCCGCCCAGCCAGTGAGCATTCTGGTCGCCGCATGATTGTAGTGCCACGTCCCGGCACCATTTCGCCTTGGTCTTCAAAAGCAACCAATATTGCGCAAAATTGCGGGCTTGAGAAAATTGAGCGAATCGAGCGCGGTATCGCGGTCTACTTCATCAATCCAGAGGGCGAGCCAATCAAAGACGCGGTTGCCGAGCGTTTAAAGCCGCTAGTTCATGATCGTATGACCCAATCCGTGTTTGATGAACATAACCAAGCCGAAGTATTATTTGTTCAGGAAAGC
This region includes:
- a CDS encoding GspE/PulE family protein; its protein translation is MLSTFQILDALKKDGWITDEQFQAARVHVRQGNLQLTPIEQVADLCLTRFDDSRQILDEEAVTKYVASLLGKKYFKIDPLKIDVDSVTQVMSLAYAERHKILALEVQEELIIMAVLEPDNLSWQQGLEQTTRKRIVPVLANPALVKRYQKEFYQLSASIKGANKTKLQADNTVGNLEQLIELKGSEEADANDQHIVQIVDWLLQYAFKQRASDIHIEPRREIGKVRFRIDGVLHEVYQLPISITHAVVSRFKILGRMDLAERRKPLDGRVKTKNPDGMEIELRLSTLPTAFGEKFVGRIFDPTVLDRDFLQLGLEPETEHLWRDLIGNPTGIVLLTGPTGSGKTTTLYTSLDLLATSEVNICTIEDPIEMVDPKLNQMQVHHDIDLDFASGIRALLRQDPDIIMIGEIRDKETAHMAVQAALTGHLVISTLHTNDSSSAITRLMEIGVEPYLINATMLGVMAQRLVRTLCERCKKATKLEPVAWQSLVGDEQKVTMPETVYEPVGCDYCRNTGYQGRQGVYELFRVTDELKHLIHDKIDLAEVRKQNVRDGMNLLRISGAFKVASGKTTIEEVLRVAPRSN
- the mltF gene encoding membrane-bound lytic murein transglycosylase MltF, with product MNCIFKFPHWLLGLSLVACLLLVTACQRQPQNQLEEIKARGYIKVYTRIAPTTMYIGDQDFTGFEYELVKLFADYLEVDVQIITENDLAKMMSELEKGHADLIAAGLTVTKERVKKLRFSPSYQEISSKLVYKQGQKRPRDFSQIEGGLMVLANSSHSATLRKEQENYPELTWSETNEFSASELLDKVLDETIRYTVADSNDLELARQVEPELAVAFSISGKQNLAWALAKNSDDSLFAKVIEFFNQARTDGSIDYLIERYYGHLTKFDYVGSREFIRAIDSRLEAFIPDFIQAASDDLDWRFLAAMGYQESHWKPDARSPTGVRGLMMLTQNTAKQLGIKDRLDPKQSIIGGADYFRLMLQKIPERITDPDRNWFALAGYNVGFGHLEDARRLAQADGQVPDTWQVIKDYLPLLRQKKWYSKTRFGYARGNEPVRYVGNIRQYYAVLQQLFNLDGSRKQLEQEPVELELEETLAPELEQTENQAESQIDQ